In Procambarus clarkii isolate CNS0578487 chromosome 13, FALCON_Pclarkii_2.0, whole genome shotgun sequence, the genomic stretch GCATTACTACCTAAAACTTAAGTAATAAAGAAGACGGTAGCAAGTCAAGAAGTCAAGCACTAGTAACCGTCGTCCCAGCCAAGCACCGTGTTGGGGGTCTCCGTAATACTGGGCACCTCAAGACACCTCGCGGCCTGCCAGTCCCAACCCCGAGCTTCGTGAAGTACCAGGTACTAGGACGCGCCAGGGAGCAACAGGCTGTGTAAAGCAACAATAACCTCTGACCTCTGAGAGAGGCGTCACACCTCCGGGGCCCAGCACTTTGTTTACCACTTGTGACGTCATACAAGCACACCTCTGGAGGTAAACTTCTCTCCTTCTCCTCCCACGCCTTCAGAGGtgtgaaaaaaaacaattatttaaATTTTAATAGTTTTTTTTAAGTATTCTATAATTACTGTGTAGAACTTGTTGTACAGTCTTACGTAAAGGCATTAAAAGTTCTAAAGCATTAAAAGTTCTCAGAACTACTAGCAAACTTTAGCCGCTTTAATATTATTTATTACTCCACAAAATACTGCCGCAATTCTTAAAAACGTCAATAGTGTACAGTATCAATAATTTGGTTAGTTTTAATATGTAGAATATTTTAATAAGTTCTTAGAACTGTGTGTGTGCTACACAGTGTAGCTCACCTCCCCAGTTAcaccactaacctctgtgccaataACATAATGCCACAAAAACTAACAATAACATCTCCCCGTACTAACAAAACCTTAACAAATTGCATTAGGAAGTTTTCGTTTTAAGTTTGTTTAGTTGAAACAGTACAAAGTATAACTAGCATGAGTTTGAACCTAACAGTGAAAGGATCTAACTAGCTAGATTGTTATGGACCATCATAACCCAGCCACTCAGGGTGAAGGTTAGATCATAACCCAGCCACTCAGGGTGAAGGTTAGATCATAACCCAGACACTCAGGGTGAAGGTTAGAACATAACCCAGCCACTCAGGGTGAAGGTTAGATCATAACCCAGCCACTCAGGGTGAAGGTTAGATCATAACCCAGCCACTCAGGGTGAAGGTTAGATCATTACCCAGCCACTCAGAGTGAAGGTTAGATCATAACCCAGCCACTCAGGATGAAGGTTAGATCATAACCCAGCCACTCAGTGTGAAGGTTAGATCATAACCCAGCCACTCAGGGTGAAGGTTAGATCATAACCCAGCCACTCAGGGTGAAGGTTAGATCATAACCCAGCCACTCAGGGTGAAGGTTAGATCAGAACCCAGCCACTCAGGGTGAAGGTTAGATCATAACCCAGCCACTCAGGGTGAAGGTTAGATCATAACCCAGCCACTCAGGGTGAAGGTTAGATCATAACCCAGCCACTCAGGGTGAAGGTTAGATCATAACCCAGCCACTCAGGGTGAAGGTTAGATCATAACCCAGCCACTCAGGGTGAAGATGCACACAAATAGATAAGGAAGAGAAATAACGTTTATGTGCATGATAATGATCGTCCTTCAAATATGAATCAAGTTGTCATCTTCATTCAGTATCCAGTGGAAACACTATATGTACTGATAAGATAGGGCGCCGGTCGTTTAGCCATATATTCATTCGTACCCCAGACCAATCCACCCCCTTCCCTGCCAAGTTTGGTGAGACTAGCTCTAACCTTCTGGCCTCCAACTGTGGACAAGTAGtcagacattctctcttatagataAACAAACTGATAAACTGAGGAATCGGCAGCTTAGCCAGTTGTGCCCGCGTGTGGAGGCTGCGGGCTGCTTCACTCATGTAGTTAGGACAATCAAGATAACCCACTGTATAGATAATATCGAGGTCATCACCTATAATATATGCATATACTTGAAACTTCCCTTCTAAATTGCCTATAAAGCTGTGGAAAATTCGCAGCGCCAGCACAATTTACCAGCTCATATTTTtactaataataattcattgtatcaggggacaggaagccaggatGTATTCATATGTTAGGCTTTTAtcaaggtcacccccccccccacttcccaaagccgaattactgaccccacccaggatacaaccccataACAAGCTAACTCCTGAGCACCTACTTactgcttgaggttatcttgagatgataaggTGAACATGGATGAATGAAtgaactgctaggtgaacagagtgaaaggaaatgtacccaaccatttctgtccccaacccgtcctcaaaacaaagacccaaaagtgataacattcacccgccaaacccccaggtgtttatgaatgaaaaatggtttacacgcgactcacaactgatgacgttcgaacacttccggaacaagtgcttcactgacgaattttgttcgaaccacaacgctgtaaatgcttcacccacgtcagcccgtcctccaaacaaagatccaaaagtgattccatccacccgccaaaccccctgtttatgaatgaaaagcggtttacacacgactcacaactgctgacgttcgaacatatccggaacaagtgtttcactgacgacttttgttcgaatcacaacgctataaatgcttcacccacgtactacaaatacaaataatcgccaacagaacctaaacacctaacctaacctaacctatgcctatatatgcacaatatgctaatatattataatattaatttatacttgagaaaattcccgttttgaatgaagagcatattaaaatttatgaatgcgtctgtggggtcgaccgctggatgtaacggacttgagtcaaggacggattgcccacgtactacaaatcgccaacagaacctaaacacctaacctaacctatgcctatatatatgcacaatatgataaaatattataatattaatttatatttgagaaaatttcatttttgaatgaacaacatgtaaaaATTTCTAAATGCatttgtggggtcgaccgctggatgtaatggacttttgtcgaggacgggttgctgtcccgcccgggattcgaacccagaattctcgattgtgcgtcgagaacgaacccgactgtactccggaaccataaataaataaatagggtatataaattattattatattgttttgTATAGCCTGTCTGTGTGTTCTAGTATGCTTATCGCGTAGAAAAGATGGTATATATTTAATCTATTGAGCAAGACTTATACCTTATGTTATCCTGATGTTCCCCATAGCAGATATTGTTTGTCTCATTCATTATTATACACTGCAGTGATAGTGACTGCACAAACGTATTTTGCATACAATACAGTTTTCtgtaaaaaaaacttaaataggTGAAAATTCGCTTAAACAAATAGTGTTGAGAGCTTGTGTACCCTATATGTTAAGCCCTTGGTGTCCTGGTGGACGGGGCCACCACCTCCGTCACCGTGGTGGACGGGGCCACCGTCTCCGTCACCGTGGTGGACGGGGCCACCGCCTCCGTCACCGTGGTGGACGGGGCCACCGCCTCCGTCACCGTGGTGGACGGGGCCTCCGTCACCGTGGTGGACGGGGCCACCGTCTCCGTCACCGTGGTGGACGGGGCCACCGCCTCCGTCACCGTGGTGGACGGGGCCACCGCCTCCGTCACCGTGGTGGACGGGGCCTCCGTCACCGTGGTGGACGGGGCCTCCGTCACCGTGGTGGACGGGGCCTCCGTCACCGTGGTGGACGGGGCCTCCGTCACCGTGGTGGACGGGGCCTCCGTCACCGTGGTGGACGGGGCCTCCGTCACCGTGGTGGACGGGGCCTCCGTCACCGTGGTGGACGGGGCCTCCGTCACCGTGGTGGACGGGGCCTCCGTCACCGTGGTGGACGGGGCCTCCGTCACCGTGGTGGACGGGGCCTCCGTCACCGTGGTGGACGGGGCCTCCGTCACCGTGGTGGACGGGGCCTCCGTCACCGTGGTGGACGGGGCCACCGCCTCCGTCACCGTGTtgacggaggtggtggtggtggtgaaggccacGACGGCGGGGGCTGATCAGTGCTCCTCTGGCAGGCGGCCTCTCACTACCACCTACTTCATCTCCTTCCACTTCCTATACTTCCTCGTCTAAGTTGGCGTATCTACAAGGTTAGTTGTTCGTGCATTGTCAGAGACACGGAGTTAGTGCTATATAGCTTTTCTCTGCACTTGATGTTTGAATGAGACAGGCACATAGGCATCACCATGACTGAaggataataattataatatttcaTTGTGTCGGGTGACAGGGAGCTAACAAAAGATACTTAGAATTATTAGCGAGGTCGACAAGGATATTATGTTTGGAAAGAGTGGGACCAGGACGGAAAGTTTTAAACTAGAGGCAACAATAACAATAAATTTGTGGAATCAAACCTCATGTGTGAATTCACATGTAAACACACCCAAATTCCATCATATCAAGGTTAATGgctgtgtattattattagtaaAGATAATATTTCCAACAAAAAACACGCCACCGTCAGCTTGCAACATTCCGTTGTTGCTATGTGCATCTCTTGTCCCTCCCACCTTCAGTTAAGGCGGTGGTTAGGGCATCAGCCTCGCCTTATACAGTATAATGATTGTAAGTACACGCTTGTCCATGCCCTGGTGGAACCTGGCCATGGCCTGGTGGAACCTGGCTATGGCCTGGTGGAACCTGGCCATGCCCTGGTGGTACCTGGCCATGCCCTGGTGGTACCTGGCTATGGCCTGGTGGAACCTGGCCATGCCCTGGTGGTACCTGGCCATGCCCTGGTGGTACCTGGCCATGCCCTGGTGGTACCTGGCCATGCCCTGGTGGTACCTGGCCATGCCCTGGTGGTACCTGGCCATGCCCTGGTGGTACCTGGCCATGCCCTGGTGGTACCTGGCCATGCCCTGGTGGTACCTGGCCATGCCCTGGTGGTACCTGGCCATGCCCTGGTGGTACCTGGCCATGCCCTGGTGGAACCTGGCCATGCCCTGGTGGAACCTGGCCATGTCCTGGTGGAACCTGGCCATGGCCTGGTGGAACCTGGCTATGGCCTGGTGGAACCTGACCATGGCCTAGTGGAACCTGGTTATGCCCTGGTGGAACCTGGCCATGCCCTGGTGGTACCTGGCCATGCCCTGGTAGAACCTGGTCATGCCCTGGTAGAACCTGGCCATGCCCTGGTGGAACCTGGCCATGCCCTGGTAGAACTTGGCCATGCCCTGGTGGAACCTGGCCATGGCCTGGTGGAACCTGGCCATGGCCTGGTGGAATCTGGCCATACCCTGGTGGAATCTGGCCATGCCCTGGTGGAATCTGGCCATGCCCTGGTGGAATCTGGCCATGCCCTGGTGGAACCTGACCAGCTATATATAGACACCAATGGCCGCTGTACAAGCCTGCTGATCTTTCACATCATCAACGATGTAATATTCTCCTATTTGTTCACGTAAATATACATTTTGTTTAATGCTTACATCTGGTATGTGCCCAGGAGGTGGAGGTGTGatggcgtgcgtgtgtgtggtgggggcgggAGTGGTGGGGCTCACCACAGCTACACTGCTACAGGAGGCCTTGCCGCCAGGCTCCTCCGTCACCGTCATTGCTGATAAGTTCCTCAGGGAGACCACTAGCGACGGCGCGGCGGGAATCTTCAGGCCAGGACTCCAGTTCCAAGGTCACACCCCGGAGGTtaccaggtgggtggtgtggctggtgaccATGGAGTCtttggtggtgtggctggggacCATGGTGTCTTTGGTAATGAGGAAGAAGTCTTTCATAAGCATGTTTGTTCTCATATTCAACCAATCATAAATAAATAAGATTACATCCAGTTACACAAggttaaatataaaaattaatatatctaATCTTTTATTACTGGACGTAGCCTCCTTATCTGTTTTGGACGTAGCCTCCTTATCTGTTTATAGCTGGTTGAATATGAAAACCGAATGATCTGTTCGAGGTTGTAGGTCAGAGGCTTGGGACTAGCCTTACCCAACTTTACAGGGTGACTTGTAAATGCCTCCGGGGATGGTAACAGGCGGGTCGGGGATATAGACCCCAATTACCCGCCTCTTTTCTTCTTTATCGTTAAAACCTTCGTTAATTCTCCACTGAGACAAGTATTTTAAtgtctttcctcctcctcccactaGACAGTGGCTCACAGACTCCTACAACTTCTACAAGAATATCCTCAACTCAAAGGATGCTGCGAGTGCTGGCGTCAAACTCATCTCTGGCTTCCACTTCTCCTCCAAGCATCCCAAGATCATCTGGGTAAGTGGTAGAGTTGATGTAAGTGTTTAGGCACCTGTGGGGTCGCAAGGGCGGGCAAGAGCGACTGTGGGGTCGCAGGGACAgccaggagcacctgtggggtcgcaggggtagggggggggggcaagagcgAATGTAGGGATCGTGGGTGGCGGGCAACACCCGAGTCACTATTAAACACCTAAAATACATTATAAAAATCCAAGTTCATGATAGAAATATTCGCAGGAAGCCATACTAAATGTTCAGTGCTAAACAGAACGCGTTCCTGCGCCCCCTGCTGGAGGAGTACCGCCTGTGTACCGAGGAAGAACTCCgccttcaccaccacaagtacggcACCTTCATGACCACCATCCTTACAGAGTGCCGACGGTACCTGCCCTATCTCACTAACAAGTA encodes the following:
- the LOC138364350 gene encoding streptococcal hemagglutinin-like; the encoded protein is MDHHNPATQGEALGVLVDGATTSVTVVDGATVSVTVVDGATASVTVVDGATASVTVVDGASVTVVDGATVSVTVVDGATASVTVVDGATASVTVVDGASVTVVDGASVTVVDGASVTVVDGASVTVVDGASVTVVDGASVTVVDGASVTVVDGASVTVVDGASVTVVDGASVTVVDGASVTVVDGASVTVVDGASVTVVDGATASVTVLTEVVVVVKATTAGADQCSSGRRPLTTTYFISFHFLYFLV
- the LOC138364351 gene encoding uncharacterized protein, giving the protein MCISCPSHLQLRRWLGHQPRLIQYNDCKYTLVHALVEPGHGLVEPGYGLVEPGHALVVPGHALVVPGYGLVEPGHALVVPGHALVVPGHALVVPGHALVVPGHALVVPGHALVVPGHALVVPGHALVVPGHALVVPGHALVVPGHALVEPGHALVEPGHVLVEPGHGLVEPGYGLVEPDHGLVEPGYALVEPGHALVVPGHALVEPGHALVEPGHALVEPGHALVELGHALVEPGHGLVEPGHGLVESGHTLVESGHALVESGHALVESGHALVEPDQLYIDTNGRCTSLLIFHIINDVIFSYLFT